From a single Sorghum bicolor cultivar BTx623 chromosome 5, Sorghum_bicolor_NCBIv3, whole genome shotgun sequence genomic region:
- the LOC110436030 gene encoding uncharacterized protein LOC110436030, with amino-acid sequence MPSRGLRLLVRCLVPWHGAVRGLSVEAPAGRPFSLWGKVFDVTILIFLCLQRFGLSHTRSSFLRLKRTLEQAQPSMAKRLKAGAASKESGSPDPWPSTGVEDAPPRPLVGESIPPSPRRVEAPRPQEQEGAPEPPRSGVEGDPITISDGSGGDGPSKDARPMDEEAETSLIAMRMPWPVGLRSVEEQRKKEEEERELETRQQLQEEQRPQ; translated from the exons aTGCCGAGCCGAGGCCTGCGCCTGCTCGTGAGGTGCCTGGTGCCTTGGCACGGGGCGGTTCGAGGCCTGTCGGTCGAGGCACCGGCTGGCAGGCCGTTCTCGCTGTGGGGTAAGGTTTTCGACGTTacgattctcatcttcctatgTCTTCAACGTTTTGGCCTCTCTCACACTCGTTCTtctttcctcaggttgaagcggacgctcgagcaggcccagccttcgatggccaagaggcttaaggcgggagcggcctccaaagaATCAG GTTCCCCCGATCCCTGGCCGTCGACTGGTGTCGAGGATGCCCCGCCTCGCCCCTTGGTAGGGGAGTCCATTCCGCCGTCGCCGAGGCGGGTCGAGGCGCCTCGCCCCCAAGagcaagagggagcccccgagcctccccgatctggggtcgagggggaccCTATCACAATAAGCGACGGGTCCGGCGGCGACGGGCCTTCGAAGGACGCCCgccctatggacgaggaggccgAGACTTCTCTCATCGCTATGCGGATGCCCTGGCCTGTCGGGCTTCGCTCCGTCGAGGAGCAGAGAaagaaggaggaagaggagcgcGAGCTGGAGACGCGGCAACAGCTGCAAGAGGAGCAGCGGCCGCAGTAG